One Nostoc sp. UHCC 0302 DNA window includes the following coding sequences:
- a CDS encoding hybrid sensor histidine kinase/response regulator: MDHNSALSQSVRQENVTFEAITTPTDRVVRVTAENLNRIMGLAGESLVEANWLQPFADSFTALKSRQSELSRLLETIHTTLANTPASSESLQVLDTARRKAQECREILGDRLGELELYARRTTNLSDRLYREVIASHMRPFADGVQGFPRMVRDLCRRLNKQVKLEIVGQSTPVDRDILKKLEAPLTHMIRNAIDHGIEPPDQREVAGKVIEGTVRLEAFHRGGMLAISVSDDGRGIDPDFIRQHIVESNLASPETAAQLTEAEIIEFLFLPGFSTTKQVTEISGRGVGLDIVKSMVQEVGGTIRAISQFRKSTSFYFQLPLTLSVVRTLIVEISAEPYAFPLARVDQIVKLNKSDIYVVEGRQYFTKDGRNIGLIAASHILDLPETLSVNDELCVVVISDQSNAYGLLVDQFLGERDLVVRPLDPRLGKVRDISASALMDDGSPVLIVDVSDLVRSIDNMLNSGQLRPVNVNKAKKVSSRKRLLVVDDSITVREMTRKLLQNRGYDVDVAVNGMDAWTAIRSNSYDLILSDIDMPRMNGIELVRQIKEHPKLHSLPVIIVSYRDREDDRIQGMEAGADYYITKSSFHDDTLVNAIIDLIGQ; this comes from the coding sequence GTGGATCACAACTCGGCCCTAAGTCAAAGTGTTCGCCAAGAGAATGTTACTTTTGAAGCAATTACAACGCCAACTGACCGAGTAGTGCGCGTCACCGCCGAGAATTTGAACCGGATTATGGGGCTGGCGGGTGAATCGCTGGTTGAGGCAAATTGGCTGCAACCTTTTGCTGATTCCTTTACAGCGCTCAAGTCTCGTCAATCAGAACTTTCTCGACTTCTGGAAACTATTCATACTACTTTAGCAAACACTCCAGCTAGTTCCGAGAGCTTGCAAGTTTTAGATACTGCTCGACGTAAAGCCCAAGAATGCCGAGAAATTCTGGGCGATCGCTTGGGGGAATTGGAACTTTATGCCCGTCGCACGACAAACTTGAGCGATCGCCTCTACCGGGAAGTGATTGCTTCTCATATGCGCCCCTTTGCTGATGGAGTACAAGGTTTTCCGCGAATGGTTCGTGACCTCTGCCGACGCTTGAATAAGCAAGTCAAGTTAGAGATTGTCGGTCAGTCAACCCCGGTAGATCGCGATATTCTCAAAAAACTGGAAGCACCCCTAACTCACATGATTCGCAATGCGATCGATCATGGAATTGAACCGCCAGATCAGCGAGAAGTAGCTGGTAAAGTGATTGAGGGTACTGTTCGCTTAGAAGCCTTTCATCGCGGCGGTATGTTGGCTATTAGCGTTTCTGATGATGGTAGAGGCATTGATCCCGATTTTATCCGTCAACATATTGTCGAGTCCAATTTAGCTTCACCCGAAACGGCTGCTCAACTCACCGAAGCTGAAATCATTGAATTTCTGTTTCTACCAGGATTTTCTACTACTAAGCAGGTAACTGAAATTTCCGGGCGGGGTGTCGGATTAGATATTGTTAAGAGCATGGTGCAAGAGGTTGGAGGCACGATCCGTGCCATATCTCAATTCCGAAAAAGTACCAGTTTCTACTTTCAGCTTCCCCTCACGCTTTCGGTCGTCAGGACGCTGATTGTCGAGATTTCTGCTGAACCTTACGCCTTTCCTCTTGCACGGGTGGATCAGATTGTCAAACTAAACAAATCTGATATCTATGTGGTAGAAGGCCGCCAATATTTCACCAAGGATGGTCGAAATATTGGCTTAATTGCTGCTTCTCACATTCTAGACTTGCCAGAAACTCTATCTGTTAACGATGAACTCTGTGTAGTTGTCATCAGTGACCAATCCAACGCTTACGGTTTATTGGTAGACCAATTTCTGGGCGAACGGGATTTGGTGGTGCGCCCCCTTGATCCGCGTTTAGGCAAAGTTCGAGATATTAGTGCGTCTGCCCTCATGGACGATGGTTCGCCTGTGTTAATTGTGGATGTTTCCGATTTAGTGCGATCAATTGACAACATGCTTAATAGTGGTCAATTAAGACCCGTTAACGTGAACAAAGCGAAAAAGGTGTCAAGCCGCAAACGCCTTTTAGTCGTGGATGATTCCATTACCGTGCGCGAAATGACCCGTAAATTGCTGCAAAATCGAGGCTACGATGTTGATGTTGCCGTAAATGGCATGGATGCCTGGACAGCCATTCGCAGCAATTCCTATGATTTAATCCTCAGCGACATTGATATGCCTCGCATGAACGGGATTGAACTTGTCAGACAAATCAAAGAGCATCCCAAATTACATTCGCTGCCAGTGATTATTGTGTCATATCGCGATCGCGAAGACGATCGCATCCAGGGTATGGAAGCTGGGGCTGATTACTATATCACTAAAAGCAGCTTCCACGACGACACATTAGTTAACGCGATCATCGATCTGATTGGACAATAG
- a CDS encoding chemotaxis response regulator protein-glutamate methylesterase, which translates to MRIAIVNDTAMAMEALKRVLLTVPGHEISWIARDGIEAVARCARDTPDLILMDLFMPVMDGVEATRQIMKQSPCAIIIVTASVSKNAGKVFEAMGYGARDAVNVPILGTQESSESAQLLLTKITTIAKLIGKSSPTSSLKPQTSKLTSFSTHSTLLPPLVAIGSSTGGPKALATILSRLPANFGAAIAIIQHVDMQFSAGLVDWLNQQTPLTVQLATVGDRLEKGIVLVASTNDHLSLRSDLTLHYIKEPIDYPYRPSIDVFFKSLAQYWNHKETAVLLTGMGQDGAQGLSLLRSQGWHTIAQDEESSIVYGMPKAAVQLNAAVEILPPEAIATNLIQQIMFRQSGIPKSDTRQSNR; encoded by the coding sequence ATGAGAATTGCGATCGTCAACGATACGGCTATGGCAATGGAAGCACTCAAACGTGTGCTTCTGACGGTTCCAGGTCACGAAATCTCATGGATTGCGCGAGATGGTATAGAAGCGGTTGCCCGTTGCGCCAGAGACACTCCTGACTTAATTCTGATGGATTTGTTCATGCCAGTCATGGACGGTGTGGAAGCTACCCGCCAGATTATGAAACAGTCTCCCTGCGCCATAATAATTGTTACCGCAAGTGTCAGCAAGAATGCCGGAAAAGTGTTTGAGGCGATGGGATATGGTGCCCGCGATGCAGTGAATGTTCCTATCTTAGGAACTCAAGAAAGCTCGGAATCTGCACAACTATTACTAACAAAAATTACCACAATCGCCAAGCTTATTGGCAAATCATCTCCAACCTCAAGTCTTAAACCCCAAACTTCAAAGCTAACTTCATTCTCCACACATTCTACTCTGCTTCCTCCCCTAGTGGCGATCGGCTCCTCAACAGGTGGCCCAAAAGCTCTAGCAACAATTCTCTCCCGCCTTCCGGCAAACTTTGGGGCTGCAATTGCGATCATTCAACATGTGGATATGCAGTTTTCTGCTGGACTGGTTGATTGGTTAAATCAACAAACTCCTCTAACTGTGCAATTAGCAACAGTGGGCGATCGCTTAGAGAAAGGGATCGTCTTAGTTGCAAGCACGAACGATCATCTAAGTCTTCGTTCTGATCTGACTCTGCATTACATAAAAGAACCCATTGACTATCCCTATCGCCCATCAATAGATGTGTTCTTCAAAAGTCTTGCCCAGTACTGGAACCACAAAGAAACTGCTGTATTACTTACTGGAATGGGACAAGATGGGGCCCAGGGACTTAGCCTTTTGCGATCGCAGGGATGGCATACAATCGCTCAGGATGAAGAAAGTTCAATTGTATATGGAATGCCCAAAGCAGCAGTTCAACTAAATGCAGCAGTTGAAATTTTGCCTCCTGAAGCAATCGCTACTAATTTAATTCAGCAAATAATGTTTAGACAATCTGGCATACCTAAGAGCGATACTCGTCAATCAAATCGATGA
- a CDS encoding methyl-accepting chemotaxis protein: MFKNQSMQARLIFAFIFMGLLVLIVALVGLSGSFRLSQHIDTLANNSVPSISGLWKINAGQTQIESSERGLLDVNLSKDGRQTEIDRMDNAWKQIQEGFQQYEATPKLKEEKEAYKDFLNKWDAWKKAHEEFLRRNLQFESLGVFNLLENPAGNASVAIAAHKELEKQVEANRQPCTTATVALMEVLKMNEDLAGETEHVSAKDISQVGFWAFVAILIGPGTAVLFGIFFSNTIARPLGAKIAGVVDIAQKISSGDLTSQISLADQQDEVSQLQNAFYTMNKDLNALVNRIQQSGNQITNSADQITASGRNLEATVTEQVASTNEVTATAHQIAATSRELVKTMEQVAAMAEQTTVAAGNSKDNLNHIDSVMHQLLAATQVISSKLEVMHVRANNISRVVTTITVVADQTNLLSLNAALEAERAGEYGAGFAVVAREIRRLADQTAVATLEIEQMIKEMQSAVSIGVTEMDKFTKSVVHSVEDVDRISEF, from the coding sequence ATGTTTAAAAATCAATCCATGCAGGCACGCCTCATCTTTGCATTCATCTTCATGGGGCTTTTAGTGCTGATTGTGGCGTTGGTGGGTCTGAGTGGCAGTTTTCGGTTGAGTCAGCACATCGACACCCTAGCCAACAACAGTGTACCCAGCATCTCTGGCTTGTGGAAAATCAACGCTGGCCAAACCCAAATTGAATCGTCAGAACGGGGTTTACTGGATGTCAATCTAAGTAAGGATGGGCGGCAAACAGAAATCGATCGCATGGATAACGCTTGGAAGCAAATTCAGGAGGGGTTTCAACAGTATGAAGCTACTCCTAAGTTGAAAGAAGAAAAAGAAGCATACAAAGACTTTTTAAATAAATGGGATGCGTGGAAGAAAGCCCATGAAGAGTTTTTGAGACGTAATCTCCAGTTCGAGAGTTTGGGAGTTTTCAATTTATTGGAAAATCCAGCAGGAAATGCTAGTGTGGCGATCGCTGCCCACAAAGAGCTTGAAAAGCAAGTTGAAGCCAACCGTCAACCTTGTACAACCGCAACCGTTGCGTTGATGGAGGTGTTGAAAATGAATGAGGATTTGGCAGGTGAAACAGAACACGTATCAGCAAAAGACATTTCCCAAGTGGGATTTTGGGCATTTGTGGCAATCCTGATTGGCCCGGGAACTGCCGTCTTATTTGGAATTTTCTTTAGCAACACGATCGCCAGACCTCTGGGAGCCAAGATTGCCGGGGTAGTTGACATTGCTCAAAAGATTTCCTCTGGAGATTTAACCAGCCAAATTTCACTCGCTGATCAGCAAGATGAAGTCAGTCAATTGCAGAATGCTTTTTACACCATGAATAAAGACCTGAATGCCCTAGTCAATCGCATTCAACAGTCAGGTAATCAAATTACCAATTCTGCCGACCAAATTACAGCATCTGGCAGAAACCTAGAAGCAACAGTTACAGAACAGGTTGCTTCAACTAATGAAGTTACAGCAACGGCTCATCAAATTGCAGCAACATCAAGGGAATTAGTGAAAACAATGGAGCAGGTTGCTGCAATGGCTGAACAGACTACAGTGGCAGCAGGTAACAGTAAAGACAATCTAAACCACATTGATTCTGTAATGCATCAGTTGTTAGCAGCCACTCAGGTAATTTCCTCCAAGTTGGAAGTCATGCATGTACGAGCCAACAATATCAGCCGAGTTGTGACAACCATTACGGTTGTGGCAGATCAAACCAACTTACTTTCGCTCAACGCAGCATTAGAAGCCGAAAGAGCCGGAGAATATGGTGCAGGCTTTGCGGTTGTGGCGCGGGAAATTCGCCGATTAGCCGATCAGACTGCTGTTGCAACTTTAGAAATTGAGCAGATGATTAAGGAGATGCAATCAGCAGTTTCTATCGGCGTAACAGAGATGGATAAGTTTACAAAGTCTGTAGTTCACAGCGTCGAAGATGTAGACAGAATTAGCGAATTTTAG
- a CDS encoding CheR family methyltransferase, whose amino-acid sequence MVLSAIATLLNQAIGLDPDTVGSNRIARAVENRRLDCKLPDIESYWARLQTSALELEELIELLIVPETWFFRDGKPFDYLKTYVTDQWRLLPNRNTLQLLSVPCSTGEEPYSMAIALLEVGLHPQQFAIDAIDISHRSLAKAKRGLYTKNSFRGEAWRERERYFQQTAEGYELCQSVRELVNFQQGNVMTSLVLTQKQYDIIFCRNLLIYLQSEACLQVLAAIDRLLRPGGLLFVGASETGKIVADQYTSIRQPFTFAYRKSESSLPQLESLNIIQSQSATPQNPVKQPLGVKNYSAFHSQQIQKSNISASLNGSSSQSTPSVDLQTVRKLADEGRSPEAMTLCKSYLIHHPTSAAAYLILGALYQADQQNHQAEQCFQRAIYLEPTSYQALVHLALLKEHQGDTVGAKIIQQRIQRLQSGLRTEA is encoded by the coding sequence ATGGTATTATCTGCGATCGCCACATTGCTGAACCAAGCCATAGGCTTAGATCCCGATACAGTTGGCTCCAACCGGATTGCCAGAGCTGTCGAGAATCGTCGCCTCGACTGTAAATTGCCTGACATAGAGAGCTATTGGGCGCGGTTACAAACCTCCGCTTTAGAATTAGAGGAGCTGATTGAACTACTCATCGTGCCAGAGACCTGGTTTTTCCGAGATGGTAAGCCGTTTGATTACCTAAAAACCTACGTCACTGACCAATGGCGGCTGTTGCCAAACCGCAATACACTGCAACTGTTGAGTGTTCCATGCTCTACTGGTGAAGAACCTTACTCAATGGCGATCGCTCTACTAGAAGTCGGTCTGCATCCGCAACAGTTTGCCATTGATGCGATCGATATTAGTCATCGATCACTGGCAAAGGCAAAACGCGGACTATACACCAAAAACTCCTTTCGTGGCGAAGCTTGGAGGGAGCGAGAGCGCTACTTTCAGCAAACAGCGGAAGGTTACGAACTATGCCAATCTGTTCGTGAGCTAGTCAATTTTCAGCAGGGGAATGTTATGACCTCTCTAGTACTGACTCAAAAGCAATACGACATCATCTTCTGCCGCAACTTGTTGATTTACCTACAATCAGAAGCGTGTTTACAAGTGTTAGCAGCGATTGATCGCCTACTTAGACCAGGAGGGTTACTGTTTGTGGGAGCGTCTGAAACCGGAAAAATTGTCGCAGACCAGTATACTTCTATCCGTCAGCCTTTCACATTTGCTTATCGCAAGTCAGAATCATCACTGCCACAATTGGAATCACTTAATATTATTCAATCTCAATCAGCAACTCCTCAAAACCCTGTCAAGCAACCTTTAGGAGTGAAAAATTACTCTGCGTTCCATAGTCAGCAAATCCAAAAATCTAATATATCTGCAAGTTTAAACGGTTCAAGCTCTCAATCAACGCCATCTGTTGATTTACAAACAGTGAGAAAGCTGGCGGATGAAGGGCGATCGCCAGAAGCAATGACGCTTTGTAAGTCATACCTTATTCATCATCCAACCAGTGCAGCGGCTTATCTTATTTTGGGAGCGCTGTATCAGGCTGATCAGCAGAATCACCAAGCAGAGCAATGTTTTCAACGCGCTATCTACCTAGAGCCAACCTCATATCAAGCGTTAGTTCACCTCGCTTTGTTGAAGGAACATCAAGGTGATACAGTCGGGGCAAAAATTATTCAACAACGAATCCAGCGCTTGCAGTCCGGTCTTAGAACAGAAGCTTAG
- the ppsA gene encoding phosphoenolpyruvate synthase: MSSFVLCFQDIDKTKLKVVGGKGANLGELSKIEGIYVPDGFCISTEAFKRIIGETSSINELLDRLSLLKVEDRDKISELSGEIRSFIEGITVPQDINEEITHLLSRLGEKNAYAVRSSATAEDLPTASFAGQQDTYLNIISKEAIYQHISKCWASLFTERAVIYRLQNGFDHRKVHLSVVVQKMVFPQVAGILFTADPVTSNRKVLSIDASFGLGEAIVCGLVNADLYKVCNGKVIDKKISTKKLAIYALKDGGTKEQEIEQQRQNRQALTDEQIVQLERIGRKIEEHFGRPQDIEWCLVDNTFYIVQSRPITTLYPIPEASDRENHVYVSVGHQQMMTDPMKPLGLSLFQLTAARPMYKAGGRLFVDITHDLASPVRREILVDVLGKSDPLIKDALMTIIERGDFIKSFPNDQKELNKGISPANFQTQIEYDPTIVPDLIKSNQASIDNLKHNIQTKSGADLIDFILEDVQKLKKSLFDPQSLGVIMTAMNASSWINERMKEWLDEKNVADTLSQSVPNNITSSMGLELLDVADVIRPYPEVINYLQYVKDDSFLDELVKFNGGKETQDAIYAFLNKYGMRCAGEIDITKTRWSEKPTTLVPLILSNIKNFEPNASNRKFEQGQQSALKKEQELLAQLKQLPDGEQKAEETKRMISLIRNFIGYREYPKYSMINRYFVYKQALLKEAEQLVQANVLYEKEDIYYFTFEELREVVRTNKLDYQIISKRKDEYKLYEKLAPPRVITSDGEIIAGRYKRENLPAEAIVGLPVSSGVIEGRARVILNMEDADLEDGDILVTSFTDPSWTPLFVSIKGLVTEVGGLMTHGAVIAREYGLPAVVGVESATKLINEGQRIRVNGTEGYVEILY, translated from the coding sequence ATGAGTTCATTTGTGCTTTGTTTTCAAGATATTGATAAAACAAAACTCAAGGTTGTTGGGGGTAAAGGCGCGAACTTGGGGGAACTATCCAAGATTGAAGGAATCTACGTACCGGATGGCTTTTGTATTTCTACTGAAGCTTTTAAAAGAATCATTGGGGAAACGTCGTCGATTAACGAATTACTCGATCGGCTATCGCTTCTAAAGGTGGAAGACCGGGATAAAATCAGTGAACTTAGCGGTGAGATTCGCTCTTTCATCGAAGGGATAACTGTCCCTCAAGACATTAATGAAGAGATCACCCACCTTCTCTCCAGGCTTGGAGAAAAAAATGCCTATGCAGTACGATCCAGCGCAACTGCTGAGGATTTACCGACAGCCTCTTTTGCAGGCCAGCAAGATACGTATTTGAACATTATCTCAAAGGAGGCAATCTATCAGCATATCAGCAAATGCTGGGCATCGCTATTTACCGAGAGGGCAGTAATTTACCGCCTTCAAAATGGCTTCGACCACCGTAAAGTCCACCTGTCTGTGGTTGTTCAGAAGATGGTCTTTCCGCAGGTGGCAGGAATTTTGTTTACTGCCGATCCCGTCACTTCTAATAGGAAGGTGTTATCCATTGATGCCAGCTTCGGACTTGGCGAGGCCATCGTCTGTGGCCTTGTGAATGCTGATCTCTATAAAGTGTGTAACGGCAAGGTTATCGATAAGAAGATATCCACCAAGAAACTGGCTATTTACGCCTTAAAAGATGGCGGTACGAAAGAACAGGAGATTGAGCAACAGAGACAGAACAGGCAAGCGCTGACGGATGAACAGATTGTACAGCTTGAGCGCATAGGCAGAAAGATCGAAGAACATTTCGGCCGCCCCCAGGACATTGAATGGTGTTTAGTGGATAATACATTTTATATTGTCCAGAGTCGGCCAATCACTACTTTATACCCGATCCCTGAAGCGAGCGATCGCGAAAATCACGTCTATGTATCTGTTGGTCATCAACAAATGATGACTGACCCCATGAAACCATTGGGATTGTCTTTATTCCAGTTAACAGCTGCTCGACCCATGTATAAAGCTGGTGGAAGGTTGTTTGTTGATATCACACACGATCTGGCTTCACCTGTTAGAAGAGAAATTCTAGTAGATGTCTTAGGAAAATCCGATCCGCTCATCAAAGACGCACTTATGACCATCATAGAGCGAGGAGATTTTATAAAATCGTTCCCAAATGATCAAAAAGAACTAAATAAAGGTATATCGCCTGCAAATTTTCAAACACAAATCGAATATGATCCGACAATCGTTCCTGATTTGATTAAAAGTAATCAAGCATCGATAGACAATTTAAAACATAACATCCAAACGAAATCAGGAGCGGATCTAATTGATTTTATTTTGGAAGATGTCCAGAAATTAAAGAAGAGTTTATTCGATCCACAAAGTTTGGGTGTAATTATGACTGCTATGAATGCTTCATCATGGATCAATGAAAGAATGAAGGAGTGGTTAGATGAAAAAAACGTAGCAGACACGCTTTCTCAATCTGTACCCAACAATATTACTTCGTCTATGGGTCTGGAACTATTGGATGTCGCAGATGTGATTCGCCCTTATCCGGAAGTAATTAATTATTTACAATATGTAAAAGATGATAGCTTTTTGGATGAACTGGTTAAGTTTAATGGTGGAAAGGAAACCCAAGACGCTATCTATGCTTTTCTCAACAAATACGGAATGCGATGTGCCGGAGAAATCGATATTACTAAAACTCGTTGGAGTGAAAAACCAACTACACTTGTCCCCCTGATTCTCAGTAACATCAAAAACTTTGAGCCTAATGCCAGCAATCGGAAATTTGAGCAAGGGCAACAGTCAGCTTTGAAAAAAGAACAAGAGTTATTAGCTCAATTGAAGCAATTACCGGATGGCGAACAAAAGGCCGAAGAGACAAAACGAATGATCAGCCTAATTCGGAATTTCATCGGTTATCGTGAATATCCAAAATACAGCATGATTAATCGCTACTTTGTTTATAAGCAGGCTTTACTGAAAGAAGCGGAACAACTCGTACAAGCCAACGTTCTTTATGAAAAAGAAGATATATACTATTTCACTTTTGAAGAACTCCGCGAAGTTGTACGCACAAATAAACTTGATTACCAGATTATCAGCAAACGAAAAGACGAGTACAAATTATATGAAAAACTAGCTCCCCCACGTGTTATCACCTCTGATGGTGAAATCATTGCAGGTCGGTACAAACGAGAAAATCTCCCTGCCGAAGCTATTGTAGGTCTACCTGTTTCCTCCGGAGTTATAGAGGGACGAGCACGTGTCATCTTAAACATGGAAGATGCTGATCTAGAAGATGGAGATATATTAGTCACCTCCTTTACTGACCCTAGCTGGACACCATTGTTTGTATCCATAAAAGGCCTAGTGACCGAAGTTGGTGGACTGATGACTCATGGAGCAGTGATCGCACGTGAATATGGCTTACCAGCAGTTGTCGGAGTAGAAAGCGCTACCAAACTGATCAATGAAGGACAGAGAATTCGGGTTAATGGAACGGAAGGCTATGTAGAAATCTTATATTAA
- a CDS encoding chemotaxis protein CheW: MLILLFYAGKDLYAIESSHIVEVIPRVSLRKVHHVPEYVPVLFNYRGAILPVIDVCHLIQGTPSRSHLSTRIIIVKHPYQTANN; this comes from the coding sequence GTGCTAATTTTACTCTTCTACGCTGGGAAAGACCTCTACGCGATCGAGAGTTCTCACATCGTTGAGGTAATTCCGCGAGTGAGTCTTAGAAAAGTACACCATGTACCAGAATACGTGCCTGTTTTATTTAACTACCGAGGAGCGATTTTGCCCGTGATCGATGTATGTCATTTGATTCAAGGGACACCCAGTCGATCGCACCTCAGTACCCGGATCATTATCGTCAAACATCCCTACCAAACAGCAAACAATTGA
- a CDS encoding DUF4188 domain-containing protein, giving the protein MSYSVYRINLPESPEAIVFVNGFVARDKPGTACAKGDRAGFFWMWKQLWRIKNVTAKAKDCMQVKAGICGLNEAIVVSYWVSENSLKEFFRGEPNRQMMQFIAKILRACVFTTRHTAAYIVVNTSMNRKVWQPFMRSPHNNAHAHRSSRV; this is encoded by the coding sequence ATGAGTTATTCTGTTTACCGAATCAATCTTCCAGAAAGCCCAGAAGCAATCGTTTTTGTAAATGGTTTTGTGGCTCGCGATAAGCCGGGTACGGCTTGCGCCAAGGGCGATCGCGCTGGCTTTTTCTGGATGTGGAAACAGCTTTGGCGGATCAAGAACGTGACTGCTAAAGCTAAAGACTGTATGCAAGTCAAAGCAGGTATCTGTGGTCTTAATGAAGCGATCGTGGTGAGTTACTGGGTTTCAGAAAACAGCCTGAAAGAATTTTTTCGGGGTGAACCTAATCGACAGATGATGCAGTTTATTGCCAAAATTCTCAGAGCCTGTGTCTTTACAACGAGACATACAGCCGCTTACATAGTGGTAAATACATCAATGAACCGCAAGGTATGGCAACCATTTATGCGATCGCCACATAACAACGCCCATGCACACCGATCGTCGAGAGTCTAG
- the crcB gene encoding fluoride efflux transporter CrcB, translating to MNLLRGRYPLAVAIGAIFGALSRFYGTELAKAIFGKDFGFYGTFTINVTGCLRIAYILTLATENLRIISPALRLMTTTGFCGAYTTFSTYGLESKGFLDKGDITTLLIYFVGSAIAGMIGIQIGVLLTRASAQSS from the coding sequence ATGAATCTTTTAAGAGGACGTTATCCCCTAGCTGTGGCGATTGGGGCAATTTTTGGAGCGTTGAGTCGTTTTTATGGAACCGAATTAGCAAAAGCTATTTTTGGCAAAGATTTTGGCTTTTACGGCACATTCACTATTAACGTGACTGGCTGTTTAAGAATTGCTTATATTTTGACTCTAGCAACCGAGAATCTTCGCATCATCTCGCCGGCACTTCGCCTGATGACGACAACAGGCTTCTGCGGTGCATACACTACTTTTTCAACCTATGGTTTGGAATCAAAAGGTTTCTTAGATAAGGGCGATATTACAACGCTGTTAATTTATTTTGTTGGCAGTGCGATCGCTGGAATGATTGGTATCCAAATCGGTGTTTTATTGACCAGAGCAAGCGCTCAAAGCTCTTAA
- a CDS encoding voltage-gated chloride channel family protein codes for MKHFRQFEPFIALPHLIKWLPISFVVGILAGTASAALLVSLEWATDWRESHRWIIALLPLGGLLSGWIYHQFGQTVEAGNNLLLEEIHNPKSIIPFRMAPLVLLGTDLTHLFGGSAGREGTALQMGASLADQLTKILRFKGANRRILLTAGISGGFASVFGTPLAGTVFGLEVLAIGKINYDALFPSLIAAIVGNQVTLLLGLHHIAYLHSPSIPPLTILALIYAIIAGAIFGIVARFFAQITHKISHLFKTKISYPPMHPLMGGALIAIIVGLSGTTKYIGLGIPTIVDSFSTQLPPWDFAAKLGLTALTLGAGFKGGEVTPLFFIGATLGNTLSLLLALPVPLLAGMGFVGVFAGAANTPLASILMGIELFGLESGLFIAISCVVSYLFSGHSGIYTSQRIGLSKYSALYLEEGVTLANYGREKVKPKIDLPDDGKERGSKSI; via the coding sequence ATGAAACACTTTCGTCAGTTTGAACCGTTTATTGCATTACCCCACCTGATCAAGTGGTTGCCCATTTCCTTTGTAGTGGGTATTCTTGCTGGAACAGCTTCTGCGGCTCTTTTGGTATCATTGGAATGGGCAACTGATTGGCGAGAATCGCATCGGTGGATCATTGCCTTGCTGCCACTGGGTGGCTTATTGAGCGGTTGGATTTATCATCAATTTGGTCAGACTGTAGAAGCTGGAAATAACCTTTTGCTTGAAGAAATCCATAATCCCAAAAGTATTATTCCCTTCCGTATGGCTCCTCTTGTTTTATTAGGAACAGACCTCACTCATTTATTTGGTGGTTCAGCCGGTCGTGAAGGTACAGCATTACAAATGGGTGCTTCTTTGGCAGACCAGTTAACTAAAATATTGCGCTTTAAAGGAGCCAATCGGCGAATTTTGTTAACGGCAGGTATAAGTGGGGGATTTGCTTCAGTTTTCGGTACCCCCTTAGCTGGAACTGTATTTGGTCTGGAAGTTTTAGCGATTGGTAAAATTAATTACGACGCTCTTTTCCCTTCTTTAATTGCTGCGATAGTTGGAAATCAAGTAACCTTACTATTGGGTTTACATCATATAGCATACTTACACTCTCCCTCTATACCGCCGCTTACAATTTTGGCACTAATTTATGCCATTATTGCAGGTGCAATTTTTGGAATAGTGGCAAGATTTTTTGCTCAAATAACTCACAAAATCAGCCACTTGTTTAAAACCAAGATATCCTATCCTCCAATGCATCCTTTGATGGGCGGTGCGCTGATAGCAATAATTGTTGGATTGAGTGGTACAACTAAGTACATTGGGCTTGGTATTCCAACTATCGTTGATTCTTTCTCCACTCAGCTACCTCCTTGGGATTTTGCAGCAAAATTGGGTCTGACTGCTTTAACTTTGGGTGCTGGATTTAAAGGAGGAGAAGTGACCCCTTTATTTTTTATTGGTGCAACTTTAGGTAATACTTTGTCGTTGCTTTTGGCATTACCTGTACCACTATTAGCAGGAATGGGATTTGTGGGTGTCTTTGCAGGTGCAGCAAATACACCTTTAGCATCGATTCTAATGGGAATTGAGCTATTTGGTCTAGAATCGGGGCTGTTTATTGCTATTAGCTGCGTAGTGAGCTACCTATTTTCAGGTCATTCCGGAATTTATACTTCACAGCGTATTGGGTTGAGTAAATACTCTGCTTTATATTTAGAAGAAGGGGTGACTTTAGCTAATTATGGACGAGAAAAAGTTAAGCCAAAAATTGATTTACCTGATGATGGCAAAGAAAGAGGAAGTAAAAGCATCTAA